From one Peptoniphilaceae bacterium AMB_02 genomic stretch:
- a CDS encoding metalloregulator ArsR/SmtB family transcription factor, producing the protein MEVNKDELELLKKQAEWLKALSHPIRLCIVRGLIGKGSCNVNYIKDCLELPQSTVSQHLQVLRHSGIVEGDKAGTIVNYKIADKRVIKLIELLEEL; encoded by the coding sequence ATGGAAGTTAATAAAGACGAACTAGAATTGTTGAAAAAACAAGCTGAGTGGCTAAAAGCGTTATCACATCCTATCAGACTTTGTATAGTAAGAGGACTAATTGGAAAAGGTTCTTGCAATGTCAACTATATTAAAGATTGCCTGGAATTGCCACAATCTACCGTGTCTCAACATCTTCAAGTGCTTAGACATTCCGGAATTGTTGAGGGGGACAAGGCGGGAACAATAGTCAATTATAAAATAGCTGATAAAAGAGTAATCAAGCTTATTGAGCTATTGGAAGAACTTTAA
- the glsA gene encoding glutaminase A, producing MIKWEMDAIKAALDEIYKQTLSLDNRGDVANYIPFLGEVDPKLFCACISADLGNNCIGDMDAKFSIQSVSKVISLAMALEMYGADMVFEHTGMENSQHAFNDIKSIDQIPSNPFVNAGAITITGLLYDRYGENTAKEVIRFMSNLSERNDIYIDEEVFNSEMETCSMNRTLVYYLKHLGLIKGNPEKVLEEYIKSCSITTGCETVACIARILSKGGGGLKKSTATSVVTQMAICGMYSKSGEFLMKVGIPAKSGVSGVIMAVVPGGLGVAVYSPRLDEFGNSYRGSKFLELLSEKLELNIFKRG from the coding sequence ATGATTAAATGGGAAATGGATGCCATTAAAGCAGCGCTAGATGAAATATATAAGCAAACCTTATCTTTAGACAACAGGGGAGATGTAGCAAATTATATTCCATTTTTAGGAGAGGTAGATCCTAAGCTTTTCTGTGCTTGTATATCGGCGGATTTGGGCAATAACTGCATTGGAGATATGGATGCCAAATTTTCAATTCAGTCTGTTTCAAAAGTCATAAGTTTGGCTATGGCACTGGAGATGTACGGAGCTGATATGGTATTTGAGCACACCGGGATGGAAAATTCACAGCATGCTTTTAACGATATTAAAAGCATTGACCAAATCCCGTCAAATCCGTTTGTAAATGCTGGAGCAATAACTATTACGGGTCTATTATACGATAGGTATGGTGAGAATACCGCAAAGGAAGTCATAAGATTTATGTCCAATTTATCAGAGCGAAATGATATCTACATCGACGAAGAGGTCTTTAATTCTGAAATGGAAACATGTTCTATGAATCGTACTCTGGTTTATTACCTCAAGCATCTTGGTCTTATCAAAGGAAATCCCGAAAAAGTGCTTGAGGAGTATATTAAATCATGTTCGATAACCACGGGATGCGAGACGGTTGCCTGTATTGCAAGGATTCTATCTAAGGGTGGTGGAGGACTAAAAAAGAGCACTGCTACAAGCGTAGTGACTCAGATGGCGATTTGCGGAATGTATAGCAAATCCGGAGAATTTCTAATGAAGGTGGGAATACCGGCCAAATCAGGTGTAAGCGGTGTTATCATGGCGGTAGTCCCCGGTGGACTTGGAGTGGCAGTTTATTCACCAAGGCTGGATGAATTTGGAAATTCGTACAGAGGTTCAAAATTTTTAGAATTGCTGTCCGAGAAATTGGAACTGAATATTTTTAAGAGGGGGTAG
- a CDS encoding alanine/glycine:cation symporter family protein: protein MKLIADLTSKTNDILYTYILVALLVGVGIYYTYRIKFGQMTKLGHMIGLLREVNQKPDGTRGISSFEAFCISAASRIGTGNIAGVAAAIAAGGPGAIFWMWVIAIIGGATSFIESTLAQVYKVKDPDGTFRGGPAYYIEQVLGKRWLGLVFSVIISITFGFMFNAIQANTISSAVSNSIKINTTIIGAGIVILTGIVIFGGVRRIADISSKIVPIMATIYMAVALFVVFKNIAEVPRMFALIIQNAFGMKAVVGGGIGAAIMNGVRRGLFSNEAGMGSVPNAAATADTSHPAKQGFVQSLGVYLDTLLVCSATAFIVLLAGEAVYTNPELKGVMITQTALSQHVGSWAVGFLAICILLFSFSSIIGNYYYGESNIEFIGGGKTMLTAYRCLVLVMVFLGSIGDFSIVWDTGDIWMGVMAIINLVVIVLIGNVAVETYFDYVKQLKEGKDPVFDPKKIKSIKTKLDYWE, encoded by the coding sequence GTGAAATTAATAGCTGATTTAACGTCAAAAACCAATGATATATTATATACATATATATTGGTAGCTCTATTAGTAGGAGTTGGTATTTACTATACTTATAGGATAAAATTCGGTCAAATGACCAAACTGGGACATATGATTGGCCTTTTAAGAGAGGTAAATCAAAAACCTGACGGTACTAGAGGGATATCGTCTTTTGAGGCTTTTTGTATATCTGCGGCTTCAAGGATAGGTACCGGAAATATAGCCGGTGTTGCCGCTGCTATTGCTGCAGGAGGACCTGGAGCTATATTCTGGATGTGGGTAATTGCAATCATTGGGGGAGCAACATCTTTTATCGAGAGTACTCTGGCACAGGTTTATAAAGTCAAGGATCCGGACGGTACTTTTAGAGGCGGTCCTGCCTACTATATAGAACAAGTTCTTGGAAAGAGATGGCTTGGACTTGTATTTTCTGTAATTATTTCTATAACTTTTGGGTTTATGTTCAATGCTATCCAAGCTAACACTATAAGCTCTGCCGTTAGTAATTCTATAAAGATTAATACGACAATTATAGGAGCTGGAATTGTAATTCTAACCGGAATAGTAATATTCGGTGGAGTTAGAAGAATAGCCGATATATCATCTAAAATCGTTCCAATAATGGCTACGATTTACATGGCAGTTGCTTTATTCGTAGTATTTAAGAATATTGCAGAAGTTCCTAGAATGTTTGCACTAATCATTCAAAATGCATTTGGAATGAAAGCAGTTGTTGGTGGAGGTATAGGTGCTGCAATAATGAACGGAGTAAGAAGAGGACTATTCTCTAACGAAGCAGGTATGGGTTCTGTTCCTAATGCTGCTGCAACAGCAGATACTTCTCATCCGGCAAAACAAGGTTTTGTTCAGTCATTGGGAGTTTACCTAGATACATTATTGGTTTGTTCTGCAACTGCTTTTATAGTACTTCTAGCAGGCGAGGCAGTATATACTAATCCTGAACTTAAGGGAGTTATGATTACTCAAACTGCTCTGTCTCAACATGTTGGATCTTGGGCAGTAGGATTCCTTGCAATCTGTATACTACTATTCTCATTCTCATCTATAATAGGTAATTACTACTATGGAGAGTCCAATATTGAATTCATTGGTGGCGGAAAAACTATGCTTACAGCGTATAGATGCTTGGTTTTAGTCATGGTATTTTTAGGAAGTATAGGTGATTTCAGTATTGTATGGGATACCGGTGATATTTGGATGGGTGTAATGGCCATTATCAACCTCGTTGTAATCGTCTTGATTGGTAATGTTGCTGTAGAAACCTATTTTGATTATGTTAAGCAACTTAAAGAAGGAAAAGATCCTGTATTCGATCCTAAGAAAATAAAGAGCATCAAGACTAAACTCGATTATTGGGAATAA
- the rpsD gene encoding 30S ribosomal protein S4 yields MARPRGPRFKQSRRFGVNIFGHPKELKRGAVEHRRVTEYGKQLLEKQKLKAYYGLSEKQMRKYMIEAVKESRKGKGLIGELAVARAEKRLDNIVYRSGFANSLRQARQFVVHGHITLNGNKVDIPSHLVRPNDTIGLTPRGEKLEIIKENLESTVVSVPYIERDNDKKSATLIREPERNEIPIELTDSLVVEFYSKSI; encoded by the coding sequence TTGGCAAGACCAAGAGGACCAAGATTTAAACAGTCCAGAAGATTCGGAGTAAATATCTTCGGACATCCAAAAGAACTAAAAAGAGGCGCTGTTGAACATAGAAGAGTAACCGAGTACGGAAAGCAGTTATTGGAGAAACAGAAACTGAAAGCATACTATGGACTCAGCGAGAAACAAATGAGAAAGTATATGATAGAGGCAGTTAAAGAATCCAGAAAAGGTAAAGGACTAATAGGTGAATTAGCTGTTGCCAGAGCAGAAAAAAGATTGGATAATATAGTCTATAGATCAGGATTTGCCAACTCGTTAAGACAAGCTAGACAATTCGTAGTTCATGGACATATCACATTAAACGGAAACAAGGTAGATATACCCTCACATCTAGTGAGACCAAATGATACTATAGGACTTACTCCTAGAGGAGAAAAACTGGAAATCATTAAGGAGAACTTAGAAAGCACTGTTGTAAGCGTTCCATACATCGAAAGAGATAATGATAAAAAGTCAGCTACTCTAATCAGAGAACCGGAAAGAAACGAAATTCCTATAGAACTGACAGATTCACTAGTCGTTGAGTTTTACTCAAAATCAATCTAA
- the pepF gene encoding oligoendopeptidase F codes for MEIKKREEISEDLKWNLRDLASGDEDLDNRLVALSDDVDAFVIAYKGNLETSERIADCLDAYMRILQERILLGSYANLNTSVDMGNTTSMRRMAKTYNILVGLDAKISFVETEIANQTEEILNRVIDQRADLKGYIDDVLRNKKYLLDPKTEEALSSLQNTFRTPYSVYNQAKLVDMDFGTFNVNGVDYPLSYNIFEGVMESEPSTDVRRAAFENFYSVLEKYKHTTAACYAAQVQQEKVLSRLRGYESVFDYLLFDQKVDRELYDRQIDTIMKELAPHMRKYAKLLQKVHGLEKMTYADLKLNLDPGYEPAVDIDKAKEYVLDGLSVLGAEYREMLTRAFSERWIDFANNHGKSTGAFCSSPYGSHSYILISWTSLMAEVMVLAHELGHAGHFYMAHRNQNILDSRPSLYFIEAPSTANEIIMETYLLEKAENTRDRRWVLSQIIARTYYHNFVTHFMEAAYQREVYKLVDAGGSVDADKLSEIFREKLIEFWGEDIEILPGSELTWMRQPHYYMGLYPYTYSAGLTIGTQVAKRILKEGEVAVNDWISTLKAGGTKIPKELALMAGVDISTDKPLKDTIAYIGEVIDELVKLTEEMDLSDK; via the coding sequence TTGGAAATTAAAAAGAGAGAAGAAATCTCCGAAGATTTAAAATGGAATCTTAGAGATTTAGCTAGCGGTGATGAAGATCTTGATAATAGGCTAGTCGCACTATCTGACGATGTCGATGCTTTTGTAATTGCTTATAAGGGAAATTTAGAAACCTCTGAGCGAATAGCTGATTGTCTTGATGCTTACATGAGAATACTTCAAGAGAGGATACTGCTTGGTTCTTATGCTAATTTAAACACTAGCGTTGATATGGGAAATACGACTTCTATGAGGAGAATGGCTAAGACCTATAATATCCTGGTAGGCTTAGATGCGAAAATTAGTTTTGTTGAAACAGAGATTGCAAATCAAACTGAAGAAATTTTAAATCGTGTTATAGACCAAAGGGCTGATTTAAAAGGATATATTGATGATGTACTGAGAAACAAGAAATATCTTTTAGACCCTAAAACTGAAGAAGCTCTAAGTTCTTTGCAAAACACTTTTCGTACACCATATTCTGTTTACAATCAAGCAAAATTGGTAGATATGGACTTCGGTACTTTCAATGTCAATGGAGTAGATTATCCTCTTAGTTATAATATCTTTGAAGGTGTTATGGAATCTGAACCAAGCACAGATGTAAGAAGAGCGGCTTTTGAGAATTTCTATTCAGTTCTTGAAAAATATAAGCATACTACAGCTGCATGTTATGCTGCTCAAGTTCAACAAGAGAAAGTTCTATCCAGATTGAGAGGTTACGAATCAGTTTTCGACTATCTGTTATTCGATCAAAAGGTAGATAGAGAATTGTATGATAGACAAATAGATACCATAATGAAAGAACTTGCTCCTCATATGAGAAAGTATGCTAAACTTCTTCAAAAAGTTCATGGTCTTGAGAAGATGACTTATGCCGATTTAAAACTTAATTTGGATCCGGGTTATGAACCTGCTGTCGATATTGACAAGGCTAAGGAATACGTACTTGACGGTCTTTCAGTACTTGGTGCGGAATATAGAGAAATGCTTACAAGAGCTTTTTCTGAAAGATGGATAGATTTTGCTAATAACCACGGTAAATCAACAGGCGCATTCTGTTCAAGTCCATATGGTTCACATTCTTATATCTTGATATCATGGACTTCGCTAATGGCGGAAGTAATGGTACTTGCTCACGAACTAGGACATGCAGGTCACTTCTATATGGCTCATAGAAATCAAAACATCCTTGATTCCAGACCTTCACTTTACTTTATAGAAGCTCCATCAACAGCCAATGAGATAATCATGGAGACTTATCTTCTTGAAAAAGCTGAGAACACAAGAGATAGAAGATGGGTACTTTCTCAAATTATAGCGAGAACTTACTATCATAATTTTGTAACTCACTTTATGGAAGCTGCGTATCAAAGAGAAGTATATAAACTCGTAGATGCCGGCGGAAGTGTCGATGCAGATAAATTGTCTGAAATCTTCAGAGAAAAGCTTATAGAGTTCTGGGGAGAAGATATAGAAATCCTTCCGGGAAGCGAGCTGACCTGGATGAGACAGCCTCATTATTACATGGGTCTATACCCTTATACTTATTCTGCAGGTTTAACAATCGGTACTCAAGTCGCCAAGAGGATATTAAAAGAAGGTGAAGTAGCCGTTAATGACTGGATAAGTACTCTAAAAGCAGGTGGCACCAAAATACCTAAAGAACTCGCTCTAATGGCAGGTGTGGATATCAGCACTGATAAACCGCTCAAAGATACCATTGCCTATATTGGTGAAGTCATAGATGAGCTGGTAAAACTGACAGAGGAAATGGATTTGAGTGATAAGTAG
- a CDS encoding aminopeptidase, whose amino-acid sequence MKTFNQKLEDYAKLIVEIGINVQKDKPIALSAPVEVADFGRMLVKKAYEAGASDVSVTWYDDFVTRQRFENAPLREFETFPEYLVDKVRYDGERGAGRIAVVAEDPDLLNGIDANKLETNNRVRSTALKDVMKYSMNDINSWCVVAIPSVGWAKKVFPEMEDEAAVDALWDAIFKATRIDQEDPVAAWKEHLEDLEFRANTLNEHEFDKLIYKSSNGTDLTVGLPNGHIWVSGASVNSHGDKFVANMPTEEVFTAPDARRVDGILKSTKPLAYSGNIIDKFTLEFKDGEVVNYSAEVGERYLGDLLKVDENSKRLGEVALVPYDSPISNSNILFYNTLFDENASCHFAFGKAYPTCVEGGTEMSPEELDKAGINESIMHEDFMVGSKDLSIIGVKADGTEVEIFRDGNWAF is encoded by the coding sequence ATGAAGACATTTAATCAAAAATTAGAAGACTATGCAAAACTTATTGTTGAAATCGGTATCAATGTTCAAAAAGACAAACCCATTGCTTTGTCAGCACCGGTAGAAGTAGCTGACTTTGGAAGAATGCTTGTAAAAAAAGCATATGAAGCAGGCGCATCGGATGTTTCTGTTACATGGTATGACGATTTTGTAACTCGCCAGAGATTTGAAAATGCACCACTTAGAGAATTTGAAACCTTCCCGGAGTACTTGGTAGACAAGGTCAGATATGACGGTGAAAGAGGAGCAGGTAGAATTGCAGTCGTAGCAGAAGATCCGGACTTATTGAACGGAATAGATGCGAACAAACTTGAAACAAATAACAGAGTCAGATCAACAGCACTTAAAGATGTTATGAAATACAGCATGAATGATATCAACTCATGGTGCGTTGTAGCCATACCTTCAGTAGGTTGGGCTAAAAAAGTATTCCCGGAAATGGAAGATGAAGCTGCTGTAGATGCACTTTGGGATGCAATTTTTAAGGCTACCAGAATAGACCAGGAAGACCCAGTAGCTGCTTGGAAAGAACATCTTGAAGACTTGGAATTTAGAGCTAATACACTAAATGAACATGAATTTGATAAACTTATCTATAAATCATCCAATGGCACTGACCTAACCGTAGGTCTACCAAATGGACATATATGGGTTAGCGGTGCTTCTGTAAACTCTCATGGAGATAAATTCGTAGCAAATATGCCTACAGAGGAAGTATTTACTGCACCCGATGCAAGAAGAGTTGACGGAATCCTTAAATCAACGAAGCCTTTAGCATACTCCGGAAACATAATAGATAAATTTACACTTGAATTTAAAGACGGAGAGGTAGTGAACTACTCAGCTGAAGTAGGAGAGAGATATCTTGGAGATCTATTAAAAGTCGACGAAAACTCCAAGAGACTTGGAGAAGTTGCCCTGGTTCCATATGATTCACCAATCTCAAACTCAAACATTCTTTTCTACAACACATTATTCGATGAAAATGCATCGTGCCACTTTGCCTTTGGTAAAGCGTACCCTACCTGTGTTGAAGGTGGAACTGAAATGAGTCCTGAAGAACTCGATAAAGCAGGCATCAACGAATCCATAATGCACGAAGACTTTATGGTCGGCTCAAAAGACTTATCTATAATCGGCGTAAAAGCAGACGGAACAGAAGTGGAAATCTTTAGAGACGGAAACTGGGCATTTTAG
- a CDS encoding cell wall-binding repeat-containing protein codes for MAGILVFSNVQVLASEVEKEETPVTTAETENEVVAEEDEKEEVKPTKEKDEESKPHKYLISRIAGSDRYCTAQKATEAIMSSDIAVLASGENESDALFGGPLAAQVSGPILLTSKDKLPEGIDKTLKKLGTKFIYIIGGKAAVSEEVEAELKELGYGISRIAGKDRVETAHLINLKTAELRGVKVIGDLPSILVSGNEFADALSSAPFAQLAIQNTSYSRFIPYSGYTKSDDLVIGGFSSVPSGEEKERIAGEDRYETALKIAEAHKKLLKEKKNLDVRRVVIVDGTNYPDALAAGPVESSLYAPILLTSPNKLHEGVAKFIIDNEIESVTIFGGRNSVSEDVESELRHLR; via the coding sequence TTGGCAGGAATCCTTGTTTTTTCCAATGTACAAGTCCTAGCAAGCGAAGTCGAAAAAGAAGAAACACCTGTTACAACAGCAGAAACCGAAAATGAAGTAGTAGCTGAGGAAGACGAGAAAGAAGAAGTAAAGCCTACTAAAGAAAAAGACGAGGAATCTAAACCACATAAGTATTTGATAAGCAGGATAGCCGGAAGCGATAGATACTGCACTGCTCAAAAAGCAACAGAAGCAATTATGTCTTCAGACATCGCAGTTCTTGCAAGTGGAGAAAATGAGTCAGATGCATTATTTGGAGGTCCTCTAGCAGCTCAAGTATCAGGACCTATTCTACTTACCTCAAAAGACAAGCTTCCTGAAGGAATCGATAAAACCCTGAAAAAATTAGGAACAAAGTTCATTTATATAATAGGTGGGAAAGCAGCTGTCTCTGAAGAAGTTGAAGCAGAACTTAAAGAACTTGGATATGGAATATCTAGAATAGCAGGAAAAGACAGAGTTGAAACAGCTCATTTAATCAATCTTAAAACAGCCGAACTAAGAGGAGTTAAAGTTATTGGGGATCTTCCGTCCATATTGGTTAGTGGAAATGAGTTTGCTGATGCACTTTCCTCTGCCCCATTTGCACAATTGGCAATACAAAACACGTCATACAGTAGGTTTATACCGTATTCAGGTTACACCAAATCAGATGATTTAGTAATCGGAGGTTTTTCTTCAGTACCAAGTGGAGAAGAAAAAGAAAGAATTGCAGGAGAAGACAGATACGAAACTGCATTAAAAATTGCAGAAGCACATAAAAAACTACTAAAAGAAAAGAAAAACCTAGATGTTAGAAGAGTTGTAATAGTAGATGGAACAAACTATCCTGATGCACTTGCAGCAGGTCCTGTCGAATCAAGCTTGTACGCACCCATACTTTTAACATCTCCTAATAAACTTCATGAAGGAGTTGCAAAATTCATCATAGACAATGAAATTGAAAGTGTAACAATCTTTGGTGGAAGAAATTCAGTTTCAGAAGATGTAGAATCTGAATTAAGACATTTAAGATAA